The following coding sequences lie in one Arachis hypogaea cultivar Tifrunner chromosome 9, arahy.Tifrunner.gnm2.J5K5, whole genome shotgun sequence genomic window:
- the LOC112709905 gene encoding uncharacterized protein, whose amino-acid sequence MGFGILRNLIRPLSIASSTALTSRITTAAATTTTSFRGLLFASPKQDPCFFKTHQWILPLSNHLHSLTDTRFPKRRPADKSRRKRASLKPQGPYAWVEHTPGETILPNKPNEGSIKRRNEKKRMRLRRAFILAERKKRIAQMKEAKRRKNMKRIGRKMAAVAREREWAQRLAELQRLEAEKKKSMA is encoded by the exons ATGGGATTCGGAATCCTCAGAAACCTCATTCGCCCTCTCTCAATCGCATCATCAACTGCCCTAACCTCTCGCATAACAACCGCCGCCGCCACCACAACGACGTCGTTTCGTGGCCTCCTCTTCGCATCTCCGAAGCAAGATCCCTGCTTCTTCAAAACGCACCAATGGATTCTTCCCCTTTCGAACCATCTCCATAGCTTGACTGACACGCGCTTCCCCAAACGCCGTCCCGCTGATAAATCGCGCCGAAAGAGAGCCTCCTTGAAACCCCAAG GGCCttatgcttgggttgagcataCCCCTGGCGAAACCATTCTTCCGAATAAGCCAAACGAAGGGAGTATCAAGAGGAGGAACGAGAAGAAACGCATGAGGCTGCGCCGTGCTTTTATTTTG GCAGAAAGGAAGAAAAGGATAGCTCAGATGAAAGAAGCTAAACGgagaaaaaatatgaagaggataGGGCGCAAAATGGCTGCAGTTGCAAGAGAAAGAGAGTGGGCACAAAGGCTGGCCGAGCTGCAGAGACTCGAGGCAGAGAAGAAAAAATCCATGGCCTGA